The following DNA comes from Allobranchiibius huperziae.
CGTGGATGCACTTCGAGATCGACCTGTCCGCGGACAGCGCCGAGGACGACGACCTGGCCGAGCGGCTGCGCAGCGTGCTGCACGACGTCCGCCTGGCCGTCACCGACTGGCACGCGATGAGTGCCCGGTGCACCCAGATCGCCACGGACCTGGCGGACCACCCGCCGTACCCGGTGCCCACCGAGATCGTCACCCGCACCTCCAACTTCCTGCGGTGGCTGGCCGACGGGCACTTCACCTTCCTCGGCTACCGCGACTACGTCCTCGACGAGGTCGACGGTGAGGTGGTGCTTCGGGCGACCCCGTCCGGGGGCCTCGGCATCCTGCGCGGCGCGTCCGACGAGTCGAAGTCCTTCGCCCGGTTGACCCCGAACGCCCGTGCCAGCGCTCGCGATCCGCGGCTGCTCACGGTGACCAAGGCCAACACCCGGTCCACCGTGCATCGGCCCCAGTACCTCGACTACATCGGTGTGCGCACCTTCGACGAGCAGGGCGCGGTCGTGGGGGAGCGGCGCTTCCTCGGGCTCTTCACCTCGACGGCCTACACGGAGTCGGTGCTCGCGGTGCCGGTGATCCGGGACCGGGTCGCCGAGGTCATCCGCCGCTCGGGCTTCCTCGCCGAGAGCCACTCGGAGAAGGACCTGCTGCAGGTCCTGGAGTCCTTCCCGCGCGACGAGCTCTTCCAGACGGGCACCGAGGAGCTGCACCGCACGGTCACCGCCGTGATGCGGCTGCAGGAGCGCAGCAAGCCCGGTGTCCTGCGCCGGATCGACGAGTTCGGTCGCTTCGTGTCGGTGCTCGTCTACGTGCACCGGGACCGCTACAACACCTCGGTGCGGCTCGCGATCGAGAAGGTGCTGCGCTCGGCGTACGACGCCCGCTCGATCGACTGGACCACCAGTGTCGGCGACTCCTCGTTGGCGCGGTTGCACTTCGTGGTGCGCCCGGCGCCCGGGCAGCCGATCCCCGAGGTCGACCTGGACCGGCTGCGCGAAGAGGTGCTGGAGAGCACCCAGAGCTGGGGCGAGCGGCTCGGCGCCGTCAGCCGTGCGGAAGACGGCGAGGACGCCTCCGCGCGGGTGATGAGCCTCTACGCCCGGGCGTTCCCCGAGGCGTACAAGGAGGACTTCACGGCCCGCCAGGGGGTCGCCGACCTTCGCCGGATCGAGGCGCTGGCCAGCGACGACGACACCAAGCTGACGCTCTATCGCGAGCCCGGCGCCGATCCGCGGGAGCGCCGGTTCAAGCTCTTCCGCCGTTCCCGGCTGATCCTCACCGAGATCCTCCCGGTCTTCACCGGGCTCGGCGTCGACGTCACCGATGAGCGTCCCTACACGATGCGGCGCGCCGACGGCGTGGTCGTGCACATCTACGACTTCGGCCTGCGGGCGGCGAGCGAGCAGTTCTGGGGCACCGAGCAGGACGCCGCGCAGGTGCGCGAGCGCTTCCAGGACGCCTACATGGCCGTGGTGGCCGGCCGCGCGCAGAGCGACGGTCTCGGCGCGCTGGTGCTGCGCGCGGGGTTGAACTGGCGGCAGGTCGCGATGCTGCGCAGCATCGCCAAGTACCTGCAGCAGATCGACTTCGGGCGCAGCCAGCGCTTCGTGGAGGAGACCCTCACCACGAACGTCGACATCACGCGGGCGCTGGTCGCGCTCTTCGAAGCCCGGTTCGACCCGGCGTACGACGAGGATCGCGCGGCGGCCCAGGACCGCTTCGTCGAACGCATCGAGCAGGGCCTCGCCGACGTCAGCAGCCTGGACGAGGAGAAGGTGCTGCGCACGGTGATGGAGGTGGTGCTCGCCACCACCCGCACCAACGCCTTCGCCCGCAAGGCAGACGGCACGCACCTCGACGTCCTCAGCCTCAAGCTCGACCCCCGGGCGATCACCGGTATGCCGAGCCCCAAGCCGCACTTCGAGATCTGGGTCTACAGCCCGCGGGTCGAGGGCGTGCACCTGCGTTTCGGCCCGATCGCTCGCGGTGGGCTGCGCTGGAGTGACCGACGGGAGGACTTCCGTACCGAGGTCCTCGGCCTGGTCAAGGCGCAGACGGTCAAGAACTCGGTCATCGTGCCGACCGGATCCAAGGGCGGCTTCTTCGCCAAGGCGCTGCCCGACCCGTCCGACCGCGAGGCCTGGATGGCCGAGGGGATCACCTGCTACAAGCACTTCATCAGCGGCCTGCTCGACCTCACCGACAACCTGGTGGACGGCGTCGTCGTCCCGCCGCGGGACGTCGTGCGCCACGACGGCGACGACACCTACCTGGTCGTGGCCGCGGACAAGGGCACCGCGTCCTTCTCCGACATCGCCAACGGCGTGGCGCAGGACTACGGCTTCTGGCTCGACGACGCCTTCGCGTCCGGCGGATCGGCCGGCTACGACCACAAGGCCATGGGCATCACCGCCCGCGGTGCGTGGGAGTCGGTCAAGCGGCACTTCCGCGAGATGGGGCTGGACACGCAGGCCGAGGAGTTCACCGTCGCCGGCGTCGGCGACATGAGCGGCGACGTCTTCGGCAACGGGATGCTGTGCTCACCGCACATCCGACTGGTCGCGGCGTTCGACCACCGGCACATCTTCCTGGACCCCACGCCGGACGCCGCCACGTCCTACGCCGAACGCCGGCGGCTCTTCGATCTGCCGCGGTCCTCGTGGGCCGACTACGACGCGAGCCTGTTGTCACCCGGCGGCGGTGTCTATCCACGGACGATGAAGTCGGTGCCGATCAGCGCCGAGGTGCGCACCGCACTCGGCCTGCCCGACGGCGTACGCGCCCTCGCGCCGGCCGATCTGATGCGCGCCATCCTGCTGGCACCGGTCGATCTCTTCTGGAACGGCGGGATCGGCACCTACGTGAAGTCCGCCGTGGAGAGCAACGCCCAGGTCGGCGACCGCGCCAACGACGCGATCCGGGTCGACGGGAAGCAGCTGCGGTGCAAGGTGATCGGCGAGGGCGGCAACCTCGGTGCGACCCAGTTGGGCCGGATCGAGGCCGCGCAGTCGGGCATCCGGGTCAACACCGACGCCATCGACAACTCCGCCGGCGTCGACACCTCCGACCACGAGGTCAACATCAAGATCCTGGTGACGGACCTGATGCGCCGCGGACGCTTCGATCGCGCTCAGCGGGATGCGTTGCTGCACAGCATGACCGACGAGATCGGCCGGCGGGTGCTGCGCGACAACTACGAGCAGAACGTGCTGCTCGGCAACGCCCGCGCGCAACGGCACGCGATGGTCGGGGTGCACCGCCGGTTCACCGACTGGCTCGTCGAGCGTGGCGAGCTGGACCGGGAGCTGGAGTTCCTGCCGAGCGATGCCGAGATGGCCGACCGTGAGGCGAACGGCGGCGGTCTCACCTCGCCGGAGTTCTCCGTCCTGGTCGCCTACGCCAAGCTCGTCCTCAAGGCGGACTTGGCCGACAGCGGCCTGACGGACGACCCGTGGTTCGAGGAGACCCTGGTCGACTACTTCCCGCGCCAGTTGCGCGAGGAGTACGCCGCCGATCTGGCCCAGCACCCGCTGCGCCGGGAGATCGTGATCAACACGGTCGTCAACTCCCTGGTCAACCGGGGCGGGATCACCTTCGCCTTCCGGACCAGCGAGGAGACGGGCGCTTCGCCGGAACGGGTCACCCGCGCGTATGTCATCGCGCGCGAGATCTTCGACCTGGCCGGGTTCGTGCGGCAGGTCGAGGCGCTGGACAACCTGGTGCCGACCGACGTGCAGACCAGGCTCTACCTGGAGTTCCGCCGGCTGATCGACCGCACCACTCGGTGGCTGCTGCACAGTCGTCCCGTGGCGCTCGACATCGGCAGCGAGATCGCACGCTTCGCCCCGGTCGTCGCCGAGCTGATGCCGCAACTGCCGCAGCTGCTGCAGGGCACCGAGCACGAGCGTTGGGCCAGGGAGACCACCATCTTCGGCGCGCCGGGAGTCCCGCACGAGCTGGCCGGGCAGGCGGCGGCGCTGTTGGACGCGTACTCACTGCTCGACATCACCGAGCAGGCGCACCGGACCGGCACGCCGGTGCAGGACATCGCCCAGGTCTACTTCGCGCTCTCCGAGCGCCTGGGCGTGGACCGGCTGCTGCACGCCGTGTCCGCGCTGCCGCGCGAGGACCGGTGGGACGCGCTCGCGCGCGGTGCCGTGCGCGATGACCTGTACGGCGTCCTCGACGCGTTCACGGCGGCGGTCATCGCCGGCACGCCCGACGACCTGACCGCGACCGAGCGGCTCGAGAACTGGGTGCAGGCCAACACCGAATCGGTGACCCGGGCCGGTCAGGCGCTGCAAGGCCTCTCGGAGCTGGAGCACCCCGGTCTGGCGCCGCTGTCGGTGGCGCTGCGCACCCTGCGCTCGGTAATCAGATCGGGGTCGGCCACGCACGCTCGCTAGGCTCGCGCCGTGCCCTCGCTGAAGGACGTCGTCGCCGAATGCACGGCCCTGCAGGAGCCGGAGGTCGAGTGGCTGCACCTGCTGGTCGCCGACTGGCAGCTCATCGCCGACCTGTCCTTCGCCGACCTCGCCCTCTGGGTGCCCTCGACCGAGGGCACCTGGGTGGCGGCAGCACACGTCCGCCCGACGACCGGGGTCGGCGTCTTCACCGAGGACCTGGTCGGGCGGGAGTTGGATCTGCCGCGGGACGAGTTCGTGCAGCAGGCCTACGACGAGCGCCGCCAGATCCGCTCGGCCACGACGTTGTGGCGCAGCGAGGCGCCAGTCCGCTCCGAGGCGGTACCGGTCGTGATGGACGGACGGGTGATCGCCGTCCTCACCCGCTACACCAATCTGGCCGCGATGCGCACCCTCAGTCGGCTGGAGGTGACTTATCTGGCGACCGCCGATGCGCTCGCCCGGATGATCGCGGACGGGGAGTTCCCGCAACGGGATTCCGCCGCGCAGGGCCGTCGTGGCGCACCCAGGGTCGGTGACGGGGTGCTGCGACTGGATGCCGAGGGGGCGGTCACGTACGCCAGCCCCAACGCGGTGTCCGCGGCGCACCGTCTCGGCTACGCGGGTGAGCTGGTCGGGGTGCGGCTGGCGTCGGTGCTGCAGCAGATGCTGCCGGAACGCGGACCGGTGGACGAGGAGCTGATGCTCGTGGTGGCCGGACGCGTGCCGTGGCACACCGAGATCGACTCCGGCGACGCCGTCGTCAGCGCGCGGGCGATCCCGCTGGTCGAGCGGGGCACCCGGGTGGGGGCGGTCCTGCTCGTGCGCGACATCTCCGAGCAGCGTCGACGCGAGCGGGAGCTGCTCACCAAGGACGCCACCATTCGCGAGATCCACCACCGGGTGAAGAACAATCTGCAGACCGTCGCCGCCGTGCTGCGCCTGCAGGCCCGCCGTCTGGCCGACCCCGCGGCGCGCGCGTCCCTGGAGGACGCCGTCCGCCGGGTGGCGACGATCGCGGACGTGCACGACACGCTCAGTGCGCGCCTGGACGACCATGTGTCCTTCGACGAGATCGCGCAGCGGTCCATCTCGGCCGCCATCGAGCTGGCGAACCGGTCCGGCACCCGGGTGACCGGCAGCTTGAGCGGCTCGTTCGGCTTCCTCACCGCCGAGGACGCCACCACCTTGGCGATGATTCTGGCGGAGCTCGTCCAGAACGCGGTCGAGCACGGCTTCGCCGACCGAGGGGGTCAGGTGCAGGTGGACGTACGCCGTACACCCGCCAGTGGCGGCGGCGAAAGGGACGATCTGGTGATGGAGGTGCGCGACGACGGCAGCGGGCTACCCCCGGACTTCGAGGTGTCCAGCGCCGGACTCGGCACGCAGATCGTGCGGTCCCTGGTCACCGACCTGGCCGGGTCGATCTCGTGGGGGCACGGCCCCGAAACCGGGACGGTCGTGCGGTGCTGGGTGCGGGTCAGCGGCGGCTGAGGTCAGCCGGCGCGGCGGGCACGAGCGTTGCGCCGCTTGAGTGCCCGACGCTCGTCCTCGGACAGTCCGCCCCAGACGCCGGCGTCCTGGCCGGACTCCAGAGCCCACTTCAGGCAGGTGTCGATGACGGGGCAGCGACGACAGACGGCCTTGGCGTCTTCGATCTGCTGCAGGGCGGGGCCGGTGTTCCCGATGGGGAAGAACAGCTCGGGGTCCTCGTCCAGACACGCAGCGCGGTTGCGCCAATCCATGTGTTTTCGCTCCTTGCACATCAAACCCCGTGCGCTAGCGCACACGGAGCTACTTTGGTCCGTCAGCTTGGTGATCCGGCGCAGCGGCTGGAGCCGGCAGCAACGATCTGTTGCATAGCCCAACGACGCGTCACGCACGGATGTTCCTACCTTCACAGACTCCAACACTGGGACACAAGGGTTTCCGTCCGGCATTTCGGTCTCGAAGGTGAGTCCTTGGTCACATGACGCCCCCGCCTACCATCGTCGGGTGTCATCCAACGACCGCGAATCCGCGCCCCCGCGCCTCTCAACGGGCTGGCGTCGGGTGCTCCCGGCGGCACTCCTGGCGCTCCAGGGTGTGGTGCTGCTCGTGCTCGGGGTGCTGCTGATCATCCGCACCATCACGGGGCATGAGTCCAACGCCGGCCGTTCGCTGACGCTCGCGATCGTGGTCCTGGTCTTCGCGCTGGGTGCGGCACTGATCGCCCGCGCGCTGCTCCGGGGTGAGGAGGGGGCCCGCAGTCCCACCCTGGTGTGGGGGGTTTTCGTCGTGCTGATCGGAGTCACTCTGGCGCGGGGCGGTGCGCCCGTGGTCGGTGTGGTCGTCACGGTCCTGGGGGCCGGCACGCTCGCCGCGGGATGGACCGCGGCCGGAGGCCGGCCCGGCTGAAGGATGCCGAGGGGGTCAGGAGGCGGTTCCGGTCGCCGTGCCGACGAGCGGCACACCCTCGTTCGTCCGCGGCAGGCGTCCGACCAGGTCCTCGACCAGCACGGGGAAGACCTGGGTGCGCAGCCCCGCCAGGGTCTTGTCGGCGTTGTTGCCGAACGCCTGGTAGAAGCCGGAGAAGTCCAGGTCGATCCACGCGGCGTTCTTCCCGTTCGAGACCAGCACCGAGGAGTGCATGTTGGACAGGAAATAGGCGCCCTTCGCGCCGAACGTCCCGGGGGTGAAGAAGACGTCGCCGGTGATCCTGCCCGTGATCTGCGTGCGTTCCTCCGCGAGCCAGGCCGCGGTCATCGGGCCGTCCGCGCCGAACCCGTGGAAGGACAAGGTCACCGTGCTCACGGTGCCACCGGACTCCGGCAACGACACCGACCATGTGCAGCTGCTGTTGCGAGGAGTCTTGACGCCGCCGGGCAGGGTGAGCTTCGTGCAGGACGGTGTCTTGACCTTGGCCGCCTCGGGGAACAGGGTGACCAGCTGTTTGTCGGTGAAGACTGTGGCGGCATCCGGCCAGGACGACGGATCGACGTTCGGATCGCCGGGCGTGGACCGCGTCAGGTTCCAGGTCGAGGGCGCGGAGACAGCCGCGCGTGCGCTCGATCCGGGGTCGACGGCTCCGGTCGTGAACACCCCGGTGGCCGTCTGCACCGGCCAGCTGCTCGGCCCGTCGTACGACGCCGCTCCACCGCCCCCGCTGCACGCGGTGAGCAGGATCCCGGCAGCGCCCATCAGGCATCCTCCGAGCGCGGCGCGCGATCTGCTCATGCCAGATCGACCACGATCAGCAGGTCGCCGCCCTCGACCTGCCCGGGGCCGCTCAGCGCCACCCGGCGCACGGTCCCGGCGACCGGCGAGGTGATCGCTGCCTCCATCTTCATGGCCTCGATCGAACCGACCGCGGAGCCGGCCGTGATCGCGTCGCCTTCGGCGACCGACAGGGTGACGACCCCGGCGAACGGCGCCGCGATCTGCGTCTTGTCGCCCGGGTCCGCGCGCTCGGCCTGGGTGACCTCGACCTTCGCCTTCTCGTCCTTGACCTGCACCGGACGCAACTGACCGTTCACCAGGCACATCACGGTGCGCATGCCGCGTTCGTCCGGTTCGCCGATCGACTGGATGGACAGCAGCAGCCGCTTGCCCGGCTCCAGGTCGAGCTCGTACTCGGCGTCCGGCTCCAGCCCGTAGAGGAACTCCCGGGTCGCGAGGAGCGACAGGTCGTAGTACTGCTCCTTGGACCGCTCGAAGTCCTTCGTCGGCCCGGGGAAGAGCAGCCTGTTGAGGGTCGGTCGCGGCATCCGGGCGAGTGCCTGTTCGTCCTCCTCGGACAACGTCGCCTGCGGCGGGGTCACGGTGCGGCCCTGCAGCGCCTTGGTGCGGAACGGCTCGGGCCAGCCCCCCGGCGGGTCTCCGAGGTCGCCGGCGAGGAAGCCGATCACCGAGTCGGGGATGTCGAACCGCCCCGGCTCCTGCTCGAACTCGGCCGGGTCGATGCCCGCGCCGACCAGCGACAGCGCGAGATCTCCGACGACCTTGGAGCTCGGGGTCACCTTCACGATGTGGCCGAGCATGGCGTTGGCGGCGGCGTACATGTCCTCGATCGCCTCGAAGCGATGGCCGAGGCCGAGCGCGATCGCCTGCTGGCGCAGGTTGGACAGCTGGCCGCCGGGGATCTCGTGGTGATAGACCCGCCCGGTGGGGGAGGCGAGGCCGGACTCGAACGGCTTGTAGAGCGCGCGGACCGCCTCCCAGTACGGCTCCAGGTCGCAGACGGACTGCAGGTCCAGACCGGTGGCCCGGGGAGTGCCGTCGGTGGCCGCGACCAGCGCCGACAGCGACGGCTGGCTCGTGGTGCCCGCCATCGACGCGCTCGCGGCGTCGACGGCGTCGACCCCGGCGTCGATCGCGGACAGCAGCGTCGCGAGCTGCCCACCCGCGGTGTCGTGGGTGTGCAGGTGCACCGGCAGGTCGAACCGTTCGCGCAGGGCCGACACGAGCGTCCGGGCCGCCGGCGCCCGCAGCAGGCCGGCCATGTCCTTGATCGCCAGGATGTGCGCGCCGGCATCGACGATCTGCTCGGCGAGCCGCAGGTAGTAGTCGAGGGTGTAGAGCTTCTCGCCGGGGTTGGAGAGGTCGCCGGTGTAGCAGAGGGCGACCTCCGCCACCGCCGACGTCGAGGAGCGCACCGCGTCGATCGCCGGTCGCATCTGCTCGATGTCGTTGAGGGCGTCGAAGATGCGGAAGATGTCCACCCCGGTACGGGCGGCCTCGGCCACGAAGGCGTCGGTCACCCGCGTCGGGTACGGCGTGTAGCCCACCGTGTTGCGGCCCCGCAGCAGCATCTGGATCGGCAGGTTCGGCATCGCGGCCCGCAGCCGCTCCAGCCGGTCCCAGGGATCCTCGGACAGGAAGCGCAGCGCGACGTCGTACGTCGCGCCTCCCCAGGCCTCGACCGACAGCAGCTCGGGCGTCAATCGGGCGGTGTACGGCGCCACGTGCAGCAGATCGCGGGTGCGCACGCGGGTGGCGAGCAGCGACTGGTGCGCGTCCCGGTAGGTGGTCTCCGTGACTCCCACGGCGGTCCGTGCTCGCAGTGACCGGGCGAACGCCTCAGGTCCCTCCCGCAGCAGCAGATCGCGGGCCCCGGCGGGCACCGGCCCGTCCGGATCCACGGCGGGCAGCTTGCTGCGCGCCGAGTGCGCGATGGTCGAGGAACCGTACGGCCGGTTGACGCTCTGATGGGCCAGATAGGTGAGCAGCTTGGTGCCGCGGTCGCCGGGGACGCGCGCGTTGAGAAGTTGCGGTCGCTCCTCGATGAACGCGGTGGTGACCCGCCCGGCCAGGAAGTCCGGCTCCTCCAGGACGCTCTGCAGGAACGGGATGTTGGTGCTGACCCCGCGCACCCGGAACTCGGCCAGCGCACGCCGGGCTCGGCGTACGGCGGTCGAGAAGTCCCGGCCGCGGCAGGTGAGCTTGACCAGCATCGAGTCGAAGTGCGCGCTGACCTCGGCACCGACGAAGATGGTGCCGCCGTCGAGCCGCACGCCCGAACCGCCGGCCGAGCGGTAGACCGTGATGGTGCCGGTGTCGGGCCGGAAGCCGTTCGAGGGGTCCTCGGTGGTGATCCGGCACTGCAGCGCGGCGCCGCGCACGTGGATGTCCTCCTGGGCGATCCCCAGGTCGGCGAGCGTCTCGCCCGCGGCGATGCGCAGCTGCGAGGACACCAGATCGACGTCGGTGATCTCCTCGGTGACGGTGTGTTCGACCTGGATGCGCGGGTTCATCTCGATGAAGACATAGCGACCCGACGGGTCGAGCAGGAACTCCACCGTGCCGGCGTTGACATAGCCGATCTCGCGCGCGAAGGCGACCGCGTCCGCGCACATGCGATCGCGCAGGTCCTCGGGCAGATTGGGAGCGGGCGCGATCTCCACGACCTTCTGGTGACGTCGCTGCACCGAGCAGTCCCGCTCGTACAGGTGCAGCACGGTGCCCTTGCCGTCGGCCAGGATCTGCACCTCGATGTGGCGCGGGTCCACCACCGCCTCCTCGATGAAACAGGTGGCGTCGCCGAACGCCGCCTGCGCCTCCCGCATGGCCGCCTCGAGCGACTCGCGCAGCTCCTGCTGCCGCTGCACCCGTCGCATACCGCGACCGCCACCACCGGCGACGGCCTTGACGAACACCGGATAGCCGATCTGCTCCGCGCCGTCGAGCAAGGTCTGCAGGTCGTCACTGGGCTCGATACTGCGCAGGGTGGGCAGCCCGGCCGCCTTGGCGGCCGCGATCGCGTGCGCCTTGTTGCCGGTCAGGTGCAGCACCTGCGGCGGGGGACCCACGAAGGTGACACCGGCCGCCTCGCACGCCTCGGCGAGGGCCGGATTCTCCGACAGGAAGCCGTAGCCGGGGTAGACCGCGTCGGCCTCGCACTCCAGAGCGACCCGGACGATCTCCTGGGGGTCCAGGTACGCGCGGACGGGATGGCCGACCTCGCCGATCTGGTAGGCCTCGTCGGCCTTCATCCGGTGTTCGCTCTTGCGGTCCTCATAGGGGAAGACCGCGACGGTGGCAGCACCGAGCTCGGTGGCCGCGCGGAAGGCCCGGACGGCGATCTCACCTCGGTTGGCGACAAGGACCTTGCGGAACACGGGGGACTCCCTCTTCCGGCTGCGGTGCAGACACGTCGTACTCGTGCGCAGCACCCTAATAGCTGGGTCAGCGCTGTCGGCCCGTGTCTCGCACCCCGGTCACGGGAACGACGAGAGGGCCGCCACACCGGTCGGTGTGACGGCCCTCGTCGGGAACCGGCTGGATCAGCCCACGTGAGCGGCGGCGTTGCCGTCGGTCTGCAGGTGCTCGTGGCTGACGGTCAGGAACGCGAACAGGCTCAGCGCACCGATCAGGATCATGCCGGCCGCCACCCAGTACACGTGCGAGGACGCGTACGCCTGGACGTGCAGCGCGATCTGGTGCTTGCCGGCGGCCACCTGG
Coding sequences within:
- a CDS encoding histidine kinase N-terminal domain-containing protein: MPSLKDVVAECTALQEPEVEWLHLLVADWQLIADLSFADLALWVPSTEGTWVAAAHVRPTTGVGVFTEDLVGRELDLPRDEFVQQAYDERRQIRSATTLWRSEAPVRSEAVPVVMDGRVIAVLTRYTNLAAMRTLSRLEVTYLATADALARMIADGEFPQRDSAAQGRRGAPRVGDGVLRLDAEGAVTYASPNAVSAAHRLGYAGELVGVRLASVLQQMLPERGPVDEELMLVVAGRVPWHTEIDSGDAVVSARAIPLVERGTRVGAVLLVRDISEQRRRERELLTKDATIREIHHRVKNNLQTVAAVLRLQARRLADPAARASLEDAVRRVATIADVHDTLSARLDDHVSFDEIAQRSISAAIELANRSGTRVTGSLSGSFGFLTAEDATTLAMILAELVQNAVEHGFADRGGQVQVDVRRTPASGGGERDDLVMEVRDDGSGLPPDFEVSSAGLGTQIVRSLVTDLAGSISWGHGPETGTVVRCWVRVSGG
- a CDS encoding WhiB family transcriptional regulator codes for the protein MDWRNRAACLDEDPELFFPIGNTGPALQQIEDAKAVCRRCPVIDTCLKWALESGQDAGVWGGLSEDERRALKRRNARARRAG
- a CDS encoding NAD-glutamate dehydrogenase, whose translation is MSAASSSRTDLLRDCAAMTDHKPDPAPPWLVEQYFRHVADEDLRANGPASLAGIVRSHLQLAADRPADTTRLRIFSPQEDTDGWSCSYAVLQIVTDDMPFLVDSVLAALGERGVHLLIHPQLRVRRDAAGTLQEVVQDGSGAEGIAEAWMHFEIDLSADSAEDDDLAERLRSVLHDVRLAVTDWHAMSARCTQIATDLADHPPYPVPTEIVTRTSNFLRWLADGHFTFLGYRDYVLDEVDGEVVLRATPSGGLGILRGASDESKSFARLTPNARASARDPRLLTVTKANTRSTVHRPQYLDYIGVRTFDEQGAVVGERRFLGLFTSTAYTESVLAVPVIRDRVAEVIRRSGFLAESHSEKDLLQVLESFPRDELFQTGTEELHRTVTAVMRLQERSKPGVLRRIDEFGRFVSVLVYVHRDRYNTSVRLAIEKVLRSAYDARSIDWTTSVGDSSLARLHFVVRPAPGQPIPEVDLDRLREEVLESTQSWGERLGAVSRAEDGEDASARVMSLYARAFPEAYKEDFTARQGVADLRRIEALASDDDTKLTLYREPGADPRERRFKLFRRSRLILTEILPVFTGLGVDVTDERPYTMRRADGVVVHIYDFGLRAASEQFWGTEQDAAQVRERFQDAYMAVVAGRAQSDGLGALVLRAGLNWRQVAMLRSIAKYLQQIDFGRSQRFVEETLTTNVDITRALVALFEARFDPAYDEDRAAAQDRFVERIEQGLADVSSLDEEKVLRTVMEVVLATTRTNAFARKADGTHLDVLSLKLDPRAITGMPSPKPHFEIWVYSPRVEGVHLRFGPIARGGLRWSDRREDFRTEVLGLVKAQTVKNSVIVPTGSKGGFFAKALPDPSDREAWMAEGITCYKHFISGLLDLTDNLVDGVVVPPRDVVRHDGDDTYLVVAADKGTASFSDIANGVAQDYGFWLDDAFASGGSAGYDHKAMGITARGAWESVKRHFREMGLDTQAEEFTVAGVGDMSGDVFGNGMLCSPHIRLVAAFDHRHIFLDPTPDAATSYAERRRLFDLPRSSWADYDASLLSPGGGVYPRTMKSVPISAEVRTALGLPDGVRALAPADLMRAILLAPVDLFWNGGIGTYVKSAVESNAQVGDRANDAIRVDGKQLRCKVIGEGGNLGATQLGRIEAAQSGIRVNTDAIDNSAGVDTSDHEVNIKILVTDLMRRGRFDRAQRDALLHSMTDEIGRRVLRDNYEQNVLLGNARAQRHAMVGVHRRFTDWLVERGELDRELEFLPSDAEMADREANGGGLTSPEFSVLVAYAKLVLKADLADSGLTDDPWFEETLVDYFPRQLREEYAADLAQHPLRREIVINTVVNSLVNRGGITFAFRTSEETGASPERVTRAYVIAREIFDLAGFVRQVEALDNLVPTDVQTRLYLEFRRLIDRTTRWLLHSRPVALDIGSEIARFAPVVAELMPQLPQLLQGTEHERWARETTIFGAPGVPHELAGQAAALLDAYSLLDITEQAHRTGTPVQDIAQVYFALSERLGVDRLLHAVSALPREDRWDALARGAVRDDLYGVLDAFTAAVIAGTPDDLTATERLENWVQANTESVTRAGQALQGLSELEHPGLAPLSVALRTLRSVIRSGSATHAR
- a CDS encoding pyruvate carboxylase; amino-acid sequence: MFRKVLVANRGEIAVRAFRAATELGAATVAVFPYEDRKSEHRMKADEAYQIGEVGHPVRAYLDPQEIVRVALECEADAVYPGYGFLSENPALAEACEAAGVTFVGPPPQVLHLTGNKAHAIAAAKAAGLPTLRSIEPSDDLQTLLDGAEQIGYPVFVKAVAGGGGRGMRRVQRQQELRESLEAAMREAQAAFGDATCFIEEAVVDPRHIEVQILADGKGTVLHLYERDCSVQRRHQKVVEIAPAPNLPEDLRDRMCADAVAFAREIGYVNAGTVEFLLDPSGRYVFIEMNPRIQVEHTVTEEITDVDLVSSQLRIAAGETLADLGIAQEDIHVRGAALQCRITTEDPSNGFRPDTGTITVYRSAGGSGVRLDGGTIFVGAEVSAHFDSMLVKLTCRGRDFSTAVRRARRALAEFRVRGVSTNIPFLQSVLEEPDFLAGRVTTAFIEERPQLLNARVPGDRGTKLLTYLAHQSVNRPYGSSTIAHSARSKLPAVDPDGPVPAGARDLLLREGPEAFARSLRARTAVGVTETTYRDAHQSLLATRVRTRDLLHVAPYTARLTPELLSVEAWGGATYDVALRFLSEDPWDRLERLRAAMPNLPIQMLLRGRNTVGYTPYPTRVTDAFVAEAARTGVDIFRIFDALNDIEQMRPAIDAVRSSTSAVAEVALCYTGDLSNPGEKLYTLDYYLRLAEQIVDAGAHILAIKDMAGLLRAPAARTLVSALRERFDLPVHLHTHDTAGGQLATLLSAIDAGVDAVDAASASMAGTTSQPSLSALVAATDGTPRATGLDLQSVCDLEPYWEAVRALYKPFESGLASPTGRVYHHEIPGGQLSNLRQQAIALGLGHRFEAIEDMYAAANAMLGHIVKVTPSSKVVGDLALSLVGAGIDPAEFEQEPGRFDIPDSVIGFLAGDLGDPPGGWPEPFRTKALQGRTVTPPQATLSEEDEQALARMPRPTLNRLLFPGPTKDFERSKEQYYDLSLLATREFLYGLEPDAEYELDLEPGKRLLLSIQSIGEPDERGMRTVMCLVNGQLRPVQVKDEKAKVEVTQAERADPGDKTQIAAPFAGVVTLSVAEGDAITAGSAVGSIEAMKMEAAITSPVAGTVRRVALSGPGQVEGGDLLIVVDLA